The following are from one region of the Bactrocera oleae isolate idBacOlea1 chromosome 6, idBacOlea1, whole genome shotgun sequence genome:
- the Rsph3 gene encoding uncharacterized protein Rsph3, protein MKFDGQQNATSPEHSPPDSSIAEKPCPYLDSGPNNNSNTTTIPILNEIDIGSTNSIRPDLESNFNTTARPRNFSFASTYRPNINTFNNEIDNSQKLDIYPYKPITAFTVVNSEDKPNAIVRPIRRFDNPKLALSGYQDVTNGEGTLWSQQRDYHLKDNLNCTTSKKMAHFSLVRPTIESTEQLRAKLNRKLHNLHDAAGQEAWTKSRHSSNASQHDNVVKRPLFITTVPTGIFLPPPKEPPLPWFLKPHLYAYSSHPVVLASGSAAAFDGNNDKIQNSSVASAKISACDKVLSPNQLKSISANSKANTISSTTLNRSTNVIATTTNGLRRGQPSPPSRYSLTGGVSLTKQQFREQIEQRRAKRDIPPQTYRNVMYDRRVIRGSVFGTQQLLENSDPFDKAAEIRRRHAIRKQKVCRNQRNILGTPPPVNGRRHEVIQTEKYLEELVQRPPEFSVDTQTDLFLEKPPEPPYIPSKVGVDAATEIADGELFHFDAEAQPIIDILVDACIEQSMLEVAHEQEIAELRRKQAEFIAQREAELAELRRLEAEELRLQAEKERRLQQDTIAKELDEEMQKSVTAAKLLQGHIAGLLPEVLDNLEPATDAAKKEHLMKTIAPWLTLEVAEEVGHIVDSREILTAIIQEIIKQRATAYAGYKEEMPLETVIERGEDDLMEEVTKEEICTCESSDISSDKCGDMSKKV, encoded by the exons atgaaatttgacGGCCAACAAAATGCCACAAGTCCTGAGCACTCTCCTCCAGATTCTTCTATAGCAGAAAAGCCTTGCCCTTACCTTGACTCTGGACCCAACAACAATTCCAACACCACAACAATTCCAATTCTCAATGAAATCGATATAGGCTCAACAAATTCCATAAGACCGGATCTAGAGAGCAATTTTAATACCACAGCACGTCCTCGAAATTTCTCATTCGCCAGCACCTACCGACCGAACATCAACACTTTCAATAACGAGATCGACAATTCTCAAAAACTAGATATATATCCTTATAAGCCTATTACTGCCTTTACCGTCGTTAACAGCGAAGATAAGCCTAACGCAATTGTGCGCCCGATACGTCGTTTCGACAATCCGAAGTTGGCGTTGTCTGGTTATCAAGATGTTACAAATGGAGAAGGTACTCTATGGTCACAACAGCGGGATTATCACCTAAAGGATAATTTAAACTGCACCACATCGAAGAAAATGGCCCATTTTTCTTTGGTAAGACCAACCATAGAGAGTACTGAGCAGTTAAGAGCCAAACTAAATCGAAAGCTACATAATTTGCATGACGCAGCTGGTCAAGAGGCATGGACCAAGTCTAGACACTCCTCAAAT GCAAGTCAACATGATAATGTTGTTAAACGACCCCTCTTCATCACTACAGTACCCACCGGTATTTTCTTGCCACCTCCGAAAGAGCCGCCGTTACCTTGGTTTCTAAAGCCTCACCTATATGCATATTCCTCACATCCAGTAGTACTGGCAAGTGGCAGTGCCGCAGCATTCGACGGCAATAATGACAAAATTCAGAATAGCTCCGTTGCGTCAGCAAAGATCTCCGCTTGCGATAAAGTATTGTCGCCAAACCAATTAAAAAGTATAAGTGCTAACTCTAAAGCGAATACTATTTCGAGTACCACTCTAAACCGATCTACGAATGTTATTGCCACGACAACAAATGGCTTACGGCGTGGTCAACCATCCCCTCCATCCCGATATTCTTTGACGGGTGGTGTAAGCCTCACCAAACAACAATTTCGAGAACAAATTGAACAGCGTCGTGCAAAAAG AGATATTCCTCCACAAACTTACCGCAATGTAATGTATGACCGTCGAGTAATACGTGGATCCGTATTTGGTACGCAGCAACTCTTG gaaAACTCAGATCCTTTCGATAAAGCGGCTGAGATTCGTCGGCGCCATGCCATAAGGAAACAGAAGGTATGCCGAAATCAACGTAATATACTTGGAACTCCACCGCCCGTTAACGGTCGGCGGCATGAAGTTATtcaaactgaaaaatatttggaagAATTGGTACAGCGTCCTCCGGAATTCTCCGTAGACACACAGACCGATTTGTTCCTCGAAAAACCACCTGAACCACCTTATATCCCGTCCAAAGTGGGTGTTGATGCTGCTACTGAAATTGCCGACGGAGAACTTTTCCACTTTGATGCTGAGGCTCAACCAATTATCGATATACTTGTGGACGCTTGTATCGAACAAAGCATGTTGGAGGTTGCACATGAACAAGAGATTGCTGAACTTCGTCGAAAACAAGCCGA ATTCATTGCCCAACGAGAAGCTGAATTGGCTGAACTTCGTCGCCTTGAAGCCGAGGAATTACGGTTACAAGCCGAAAAAGAGCGCCGTTTACAACAGGATACAATAGCCAAAGAATTAGATGAAGAAATGCAGAAGAGTGTAACTGCTGCAAAATTATTGCAAGGCCATATTGCTGGTTTACTACCTGAGGTTTTGGACAACCTTGAACCAGCAACGGACGCAGCAAAGAAGGAACATCTAATGAAAACCATCGCACCTTGGTTAACCCTTGAGGTAGCAGAGGAGGTTGGTCATATCGTGGACTCCCGTGAGATACTCACCGCCATCATTCAGGAGATCATCAAACAGCGTGCAACCGCTTACGCAGGTTACAAAGAAGAAATGCCGCTGGAAACAGTAATAGAACGTGGTGAAGATGATTTGATGGAAGAGGtaacaaaagaagaaatatgTACATGTGAGTCAAGTGATATTAGCAGCGATAAATGTGGCGACATGTCAAAGAAAGTGTGA
- the Sbds gene encoding ribosome maturation protein SBDS, which yields MSKIFTPTNQIRLTNVAVVRLKKGGKRFEIACYKNKVLSWRNNTEKDIDEVLQTHTVFINVSKGQAAKKEELIKAFGKCDETEVCQEILAKGELQVSEKERQSVLDAQLNSIINSVAALCVNPETRRPYPATIIEKALKDAHFSIKMNKNAKQQTLDAIKLLREHIPLERSRMKLRVSFAGKEGGNRLKESVSKLATKVEHEEWDDATLHMTLLIDPGNYRAIDDLIRKETRGKGLVELIELKEVVENEEVF from the exons ATGTCGAAAATCTTTACTCCAACAAACCAAATACGTCTAACAAATGTAGCAGTTGTAAGGCTAAAAAAAGGTGGCAAACGGTTTGAAATTGCTTGTTACAAAAATAAAGTACTATCCTGGCGGAATAACAC AGAAAAAGATATTGACGAAGTTCTTCAGACTCACACTGTTTTCATAAATGTGTCCAAAGGACAAGCTGCAAAAAAGGAAGAACTAATCAAAGCATTTGGAAAATGTGATGAAACCGAAGTGTGCCAGGAGATTTTAGCAAAAGGAGAACTCCAGGTATCTGAGAAAGAACGGCAATCTGTTCTAGATGCCCAATTAAATAGCATTATAAACAGTGTGGCAGCGTTATGTGTTAATCCTGAGACTCGTCGACCCTATCCGGCAACCATTATTGAAAAGGCGTTGAAGGACGCTCATTTTTCcattaaaatgaacaaaaacGCAAAGCAACAAACACTAGATGCTATAAAATTACTCCGTGAGCATATACCTTTAGAGCGTTCACGCATGAAGCTCCGTGTATCTTTTGCTGGTAAAGAGGGAGGCAATCGGCTAAAAGAGTCTGTTAGTAAATTAGCTACTAAAGTTGAGCATGAAGAATGGGATGATGCCACTTTGCATATGACATTACTTATAGATCCTGGGAATTACCGTGCTATCGACGACCTCATACGAAAAGAAACAAGAGGCAAAGGACTTGTTGAACTAATCGAGCTAAAGGAAGTGGTGGAGAACGAAGaagttttttag
- the Ist1 gene encoding IST1 homolog isoform X2 yields the protein MFSSGPNYTKLKTNLRLALNRLKLLEKKKAELAQKARKEIADYLATGKTERARIRVEHIIREDYLVEAMEIIEMYCDLVLARFGLITQMKELDDGIAEAVSSLVWVCPRLQSDVAELKIISDIFVTKYGPQFAEHSRTATGEHHVSGKLMNKLQLQAPPKLLVEKYLIEIAKNYNIEYEPDPQVMQEETQNGAEVQAHLIDLSDRNNLGGGVAVGPPPQMGFIGYPSLPPLPDPPAAKPFNYPPPYGQGSEGGVSGISTNGVHPQHPFSYNIPPTQSGYEQKDLNTSFINNELTNDLSSKAAEGATSSIFTENIPDENILDQNKPKPQPRQKLPPPGPSAPPASTEIPNMPNVPQEMPDMERDETKPSNTDNDDIDFDDLSRRFENLKKRK from the exons atgttcTCTAGTGGACCCAATTATACGAAATTAAAGACAAACCTTCGTCTTGCTTTAAATCGcctaaaattgcttgaaaagaAAAAGGCAGAATTAGCTCAAAAGGCTCGTAAAGAAATTGCTGACTATCTGGCTACAGGGAAAACTGAAAGAGCTCGTATTCGTGTGGAGCATATAATTCG TGAGGATTATCTTGTGGAAGCTATGGAAATAATAGAAATGTATTGTGATTTGGTGCTTGCGCGATTCGGATTAATCACCCAGATGAAAGAACTAGATGATGGCATAGCTGAAGCTGTATCTAGTTTGGTTTGGGTATGTCCTCGTCTGCAAAGTGATGTAGCTGAACTCAAGATAATTTCCGACATTTTTGTTACTAAATATGGTCCCCAATTTGCGGAGCATTCACGCACTGCTACTGGAGAGCATCATGTGTCCggaaaattaatgaataaaCTTCAACTACAAGCACCACCGAAACTTCTTGTTGAAAAATATCTAATTGAAatcgcaaaaaattataatattgagTATGAACCCGATCCACAAGTTATGCAGGAAGAAACCCAAAATG GAGCTGAGGTACAAGCACATTTGATTGATTTATCGGATAGAAACAATCTTGGCGGCGGTGTAGCCGTGGGACCACCCCCACAAATGGGATTCATCGGATATCCGTCACTTCCCCCATTACCTGATCCACCAGCAGCGAAACCATTCAATTATCCACCACCATATGGTCAAGGGTCTGAGGGTGGTGTTAGTGGTATTTCAACCAATGGAGTGCACCCACAACATCCATTTTCTTACAATATACCTCCAACACAATCTGGTTATGAGCAAAAGGATTTAAATACTTCATTTATAAAT AATGAGTTGACCAATGACCTTTCGTCAAAAGCAGCAGAAGGCGCAACTTCTAGTATTTTCACCGAAAACATCCCtgatgaaaatattttg gaCCAAAATAAACCAAAACCACAACCGCGACAAAAATTGCCGCCCCCGGGTCCAAGTGCACCACCAGCTTCCACAGAGATACCAAATATGCCGAATGTTCCTCAGGAAATGCCTGATATGGAGAGAGATGAAACCAAACCCAGCAATACCGATAACGACGACATTGATTTCGATGATCTATCTCgccgttttgaaaatttgaaaaaacgcAAATAA
- the Ist1 gene encoding IST1 homolog isoform X1, producing MFSSGPNYTKLKTNLRLALNRLKLLEKKKAELAQKARKEIADYLATGKTERARIRVEHIIREDYLVEAMEIIEMYCDLVLARFGLITQMKELDDGIAEAVSSLVWVCPRLQSDVAELKIISDIFVTKYGPQFAEHSRTATGEHHVSGKLMNKLQLQAPPKLLVEKYLIEIAKNYNIEYEPDPQVMQEETQNGAEVQAHLIDLSDRNNLGGGVAVGPPPQMGFIGYPSLPPLPDPPAAKPFNYPPPYGQGSEGGVSGISTNGVHPQHPFSYNIPPTQSGYEQKDLNTSFINNELTNDLSSKAAEGATSSIFTENIPDENILRPKTYDDPPPRYTSINPVNIQDQNKPKPQPRQKLPPPGPSAPPASTEIPNMPNVPQEMPDMERDETKPSNTDNDDIDFDDLSRRFENLKKRK from the exons atgttcTCTAGTGGACCCAATTATACGAAATTAAAGACAAACCTTCGTCTTGCTTTAAATCGcctaaaattgcttgaaaagaAAAAGGCAGAATTAGCTCAAAAGGCTCGTAAAGAAATTGCTGACTATCTGGCTACAGGGAAAACTGAAAGAGCTCGTATTCGTGTGGAGCATATAATTCG TGAGGATTATCTTGTGGAAGCTATGGAAATAATAGAAATGTATTGTGATTTGGTGCTTGCGCGATTCGGATTAATCACCCAGATGAAAGAACTAGATGATGGCATAGCTGAAGCTGTATCTAGTTTGGTTTGGGTATGTCCTCGTCTGCAAAGTGATGTAGCTGAACTCAAGATAATTTCCGACATTTTTGTTACTAAATATGGTCCCCAATTTGCGGAGCATTCACGCACTGCTACTGGAGAGCATCATGTGTCCggaaaattaatgaataaaCTTCAACTACAAGCACCACCGAAACTTCTTGTTGAAAAATATCTAATTGAAatcgcaaaaaattataatattgagTATGAACCCGATCCACAAGTTATGCAGGAAGAAACCCAAAATG GAGCTGAGGTACAAGCACATTTGATTGATTTATCGGATAGAAACAATCTTGGCGGCGGTGTAGCCGTGGGACCACCCCCACAAATGGGATTCATCGGATATCCGTCACTTCCCCCATTACCTGATCCACCAGCAGCGAAACCATTCAATTATCCACCACCATATGGTCAAGGGTCTGAGGGTGGTGTTAGTGGTATTTCAACCAATGGAGTGCACCCACAACATCCATTTTCTTACAATATACCTCCAACACAATCTGGTTATGAGCAAAAGGATTTAAATACTTCATTTATAAAT AATGAGTTGACCAATGACCTTTCGTCAAAAGCAGCAGAAGGCGCAACTTCTAGTATTTTCACCGAAAACATCCCtgatgaaaatattttg CGTCCTAAAACTTACGATGACCCCCCACCGCGATATACATCAATTAATCCTGTAAATATTCAG gaCCAAAATAAACCAAAACCACAACCGCGACAAAAATTGCCGCCCCCGGGTCCAAGTGCACCACCAGCTTCCACAGAGATACCAAATATGCCGAATGTTCCTCAGGAAATGCCTGATATGGAGAGAGATGAAACCAAACCCAGCAATACCGATAACGACGACATTGATTTCGATGATCTATCTCgccgttttgaaaatttgaaaaaacgcAAATAA
- the Ist1 gene encoding IST1 homolog isoform X4 — MFSSGPNYTKLKTNLRLALNRLKLLEKKKAELAQKARKEIADYLATGKTERARIRVEHIIREDYLVEAMEIIEMYCDLVLARFGLITQMKELDDGIAEAVSSLVWVCPRLQSDVAELKIISDIFVTKYGPQFAEHSRTATGEHHVSGKLMNKLQLQAPPKLLVEKYLIEIAKNYNIEYEPDPQVMQEETQNGAEVQAHLIDLSDRNNLGGGVAVGPPPQMGFIGYPSLPPLPDPPAAKPFNYPPPYGQGSEGGVSGISTNGVHPQHPFSYNIPPTQSGYEQKDLNTSFINDQNKPKPQPRQKLPPPGPSAPPASTEIPNMPNVPQEMPDMERDETKPSNTDNDDIDFDDLSRRFENLKKRK; from the exons atgttcTCTAGTGGACCCAATTATACGAAATTAAAGACAAACCTTCGTCTTGCTTTAAATCGcctaaaattgcttgaaaagaAAAAGGCAGAATTAGCTCAAAAGGCTCGTAAAGAAATTGCTGACTATCTGGCTACAGGGAAAACTGAAAGAGCTCGTATTCGTGTGGAGCATATAATTCG TGAGGATTATCTTGTGGAAGCTATGGAAATAATAGAAATGTATTGTGATTTGGTGCTTGCGCGATTCGGATTAATCACCCAGATGAAAGAACTAGATGATGGCATAGCTGAAGCTGTATCTAGTTTGGTTTGGGTATGTCCTCGTCTGCAAAGTGATGTAGCTGAACTCAAGATAATTTCCGACATTTTTGTTACTAAATATGGTCCCCAATTTGCGGAGCATTCACGCACTGCTACTGGAGAGCATCATGTGTCCggaaaattaatgaataaaCTTCAACTACAAGCACCACCGAAACTTCTTGTTGAAAAATATCTAATTGAAatcgcaaaaaattataatattgagTATGAACCCGATCCACAAGTTATGCAGGAAGAAACCCAAAATG GAGCTGAGGTACAAGCACATTTGATTGATTTATCGGATAGAAACAATCTTGGCGGCGGTGTAGCCGTGGGACCACCCCCACAAATGGGATTCATCGGATATCCGTCACTTCCCCCATTACCTGATCCACCAGCAGCGAAACCATTCAATTATCCACCACCATATGGTCAAGGGTCTGAGGGTGGTGTTAGTGGTATTTCAACCAATGGAGTGCACCCACAACATCCATTTTCTTACAATATACCTCCAACACAATCTGGTTATGAGCAAAAGGATTTAAATACTTCATTTATAAAT gaCCAAAATAAACCAAAACCACAACCGCGACAAAAATTGCCGCCCCCGGGTCCAAGTGCACCACCAGCTTCCACAGAGATACCAAATATGCCGAATGTTCCTCAGGAAATGCCTGATATGGAGAGAGATGAAACCAAACCCAGCAATACCGATAACGACGACATTGATTTCGATGATCTATCTCgccgttttgaaaatttgaaaaaacgcAAATAA
- the Ist1 gene encoding IST1 homolog isoform X3, giving the protein MFSSGPNYTKLKTNLRLALNRLKLLEKKKAELAQKARKEIADYLATGKTERARIRVEHIIREDYLVEAMEIIEMYCDLVLARFGLITQMKELDDGIAEAVSSLVWVCPRLQSDVAELKIISDIFVTKYGPQFAEHSRTATGEHHVSGKLMNKLQLQAPPKLLVEKYLIEIAKNYNIEYEPDPQVMQEETQNGAEVQAHLIDLSDRNNLGGGVAVGPPPQMGFIGYPSLPPLPDPPAAKPFNYPPPYGQGSEGGVSGISTNGVHPQHPFSYNIPPTQSGYEQKDLNTSFINRPKTYDDPPPRYTSINPVNIQDQNKPKPQPRQKLPPPGPSAPPASTEIPNMPNVPQEMPDMERDETKPSNTDNDDIDFDDLSRRFENLKKRK; this is encoded by the exons atgttcTCTAGTGGACCCAATTATACGAAATTAAAGACAAACCTTCGTCTTGCTTTAAATCGcctaaaattgcttgaaaagaAAAAGGCAGAATTAGCTCAAAAGGCTCGTAAAGAAATTGCTGACTATCTGGCTACAGGGAAAACTGAAAGAGCTCGTATTCGTGTGGAGCATATAATTCG TGAGGATTATCTTGTGGAAGCTATGGAAATAATAGAAATGTATTGTGATTTGGTGCTTGCGCGATTCGGATTAATCACCCAGATGAAAGAACTAGATGATGGCATAGCTGAAGCTGTATCTAGTTTGGTTTGGGTATGTCCTCGTCTGCAAAGTGATGTAGCTGAACTCAAGATAATTTCCGACATTTTTGTTACTAAATATGGTCCCCAATTTGCGGAGCATTCACGCACTGCTACTGGAGAGCATCATGTGTCCggaaaattaatgaataaaCTTCAACTACAAGCACCACCGAAACTTCTTGTTGAAAAATATCTAATTGAAatcgcaaaaaattataatattgagTATGAACCCGATCCACAAGTTATGCAGGAAGAAACCCAAAATG GAGCTGAGGTACAAGCACATTTGATTGATTTATCGGATAGAAACAATCTTGGCGGCGGTGTAGCCGTGGGACCACCCCCACAAATGGGATTCATCGGATATCCGTCACTTCCCCCATTACCTGATCCACCAGCAGCGAAACCATTCAATTATCCACCACCATATGGTCAAGGGTCTGAGGGTGGTGTTAGTGGTATTTCAACCAATGGAGTGCACCCACAACATCCATTTTCTTACAATATACCTCCAACACAATCTGGTTATGAGCAAAAGGATTTAAATACTTCATTTATAAAT CGTCCTAAAACTTACGATGACCCCCCACCGCGATATACATCAATTAATCCTGTAAATATTCAG gaCCAAAATAAACCAAAACCACAACCGCGACAAAAATTGCCGCCCCCGGGTCCAAGTGCACCACCAGCTTCCACAGAGATACCAAATATGCCGAATGTTCCTCAGGAAATGCCTGATATGGAGAGAGATGAAACCAAACCCAGCAATACCGATAACGACGACATTGATTTCGATGATCTATCTCgccgttttgaaaatttgaaaaaacgcAAATAA